Proteins encoded in a region of the Aquipuribacter hungaricus genome:
- a CDS encoding multicopper oxidase family protein — protein sequence MVLLSVLAAAGLVAVPAWSWQASLLPSSYGAHDMGVVDLGGGPAPQDHGGHGAGAGGHETQDGHGAAAVSVEALAPPADRPADVSITLTARAEPVELGDGTVVDGYTVNGTSPGPEIRVVQGQLVEVRLVNESVEGGTTLHWHGVDVPGGMDGVAGVTQDAVRVGGEHVYRFVAEDAGTYWYHSHQLSHEQVRRGLLGALVVEPADGTPAGDAPAADVVALVHQYAGRRTMNGATGDVRHLAEPGSTVRVRVVSTDNGALTTWVSGAPFRLLAVDGTDLVGPTELEDVGVQVTAGARADLELVVPPGGARVEVGGGTALVVGPAGADPVAEPRPYERLDLLTYGTPAPTGLDPSRADREFGYRIVRRPGFLDGRPGLWWTVNGRMLPDVPMFLVEEGDVVRMTITNSSGDGHPMHLHGHHALVLSRDGEPATGSPWWVDSLHVGDGETYEIAFLADNPGVWMDHCHNLPHAAEGLVAHLAYAGVTTPFLLGGVNEPE from the coding sequence GCTGCCGTCGTCGTACGGCGCCCACGACATGGGGGTGGTCGACCTCGGCGGGGGACCTGCGCCGCAGGACCACGGCGGGCACGGGGCGGGTGCCGGTGGTCACGAGACCCAGGACGGGCACGGCGCAGCCGCCGTCTCGGTCGAGGCCCTGGCGCCGCCCGCGGACCGCCCCGCCGACGTCAGCATCACCCTCACCGCACGGGCGGAGCCCGTCGAGCTCGGCGACGGCACGGTCGTCGACGGCTACACGGTCAACGGCACCTCGCCCGGTCCAGAGATCCGGGTCGTGCAGGGCCAGCTCGTCGAGGTGCGGTTGGTCAACGAGTCCGTCGAGGGCGGGACGACGCTGCACTGGCACGGCGTGGACGTGCCCGGCGGCATGGACGGCGTGGCTGGTGTCACGCAGGACGCCGTGCGGGTCGGCGGGGAGCACGTCTACCGCTTCGTCGCCGAGGACGCCGGGACGTACTGGTACCACTCCCACCAGCTGTCCCACGAGCAGGTGCGGCGGGGCCTGCTCGGCGCGCTCGTCGTCGAGCCCGCCGACGGCACGCCCGCCGGCGACGCCCCCGCGGCGGACGTGGTGGCGCTCGTCCACCAGTACGCCGGCAGGCGAACGATGAACGGGGCGACCGGGGATGTCCGCCACCTCGCTGAGCCCGGGTCGACGGTCCGGGTGCGCGTGGTGAGCACCGACAACGGAGCCCTCACGACGTGGGTGTCGGGGGCGCCGTTCCGGCTGCTCGCCGTCGACGGCACCGACCTCGTCGGCCCGACCGAGCTGGAGGACGTCGGCGTGCAGGTCACCGCCGGCGCCCGGGCGGACCTGGAGCTCGTCGTCCCGCCCGGCGGCGCGCGCGTCGAGGTCGGCGGGGGCACCGCGCTGGTCGTCGGGCCGGCGGGCGCCGACCCCGTCGCCGAGCCCCGGCCGTACGAGCGGCTGGACCTGCTGACCTACGGCACGCCCGCCCCGACCGGTCTCGACCCGTCGCGCGCGGACCGGGAGTTCGGCTACCGGATCGTCCGGCGCCCGGGGTTCCTCGACGGCCGTCCCGGGCTGTGGTGGACCGTCAACGGCCGGATGCTCCCGGACGTGCCGATGTTCCTCGTCGAGGAGGGCGACGTCGTCCGGATGACCATCACCAACAGCAGCGGCGACGGGCACCCCATGCACCTGCACGGGCACCACGCGCTCGTCCTGTCCCGCGACGGCGAGCCCGCGACCGGCAGCCCGTGGTGGGTGGACTCCCTGCACGTCGGCGACGGCGAGACCTACGAGATCGCCTTCCTCGCCGACAACCCGGGTGTGTGGATGGACCACTGCCACAACCTGCCGCACGCCGCCGAGGGGCTCGTCGCGCACCTGGCCTACGCGGGCGTCACCACGCCGTTCCTCCTGGGCGGGGTCAACGAGCCGGAGTAG